Proteins encoded by one window of Pelmatolapia mariae isolate MD_Pm_ZW linkage group LG14, Pm_UMD_F_2, whole genome shotgun sequence:
- the LOC134641601 gene encoding claudin-4-like: MKQKLEQKLELAALGLGAIGWLCAILTRCLALWKVSGTVENTTATLPAYWDGVWLEWDHWDLAHDGSLHCSFYRSLMSLSGSFRTWRALILAAIGAGAFASVIATVGMVWFPQRGQIKVFSGSLFVLSGIILLVPIAWTCHHTSQPLEGAVSLQRDWGPALYLGWISFGLMLAGGVFLTTRCPTAQRQEEQTSDSRYPNLEEEASHPLSRINRTTFTHSQYERRAEPV; encoded by the coding sequence ATGAAGCAGAAGCTGGAGCAGAAGCTGGAGCTCGCTGCCCTCGGCCTCGGCGCCATCGGGTGGCTATGTGCCATTCTCACACGCTGCCTAGCCTTGTGGAAAGTAAGCGGCACCGTGGAAAACACCACAGCTACTCTCCCTGCCTACTGGGACGGGGTGTGGTTGGAATGGGATCATTGGGATTTGGCCCACGATGGCAGCCTGCATTGCTCCTTTTACCGGTCTCTCATGTCTCTTTCTGGAAGTTTTCGGACGTGGAGAGCCCTGATTTTGGCAGCCATTGGTGCTGGGGCTTTTGCTTCAGTGATCGcaacagtggggatggtgtggtTCCCTCAGCGAGGCCAGATCAAAGTGTTTTCTGGTAGTCTCTTTGTTTTGTCAGGGATCATACTGTTGGTTCCCATAGCTTGGACGTGCCACCACACCAGTCAGCCACTGGAGGGCGCTGTAAGTCTACAAAGGGACTGGGGACCTGCTCTCTACCTTGGATGGATCTCTTTTGGCTTGATGCTTGCCGGTGGGGTGTTTCTTACCACCAGATGCCCAACTGCtcagaggcaggaggagcagactTCAGACAGCAGGTACCCAAATCTAGAGGAGGAGGCCAGTCACCCACTGAGCAGGATCAACAGGACTACGTTCACACACAGCCAGTACGAACGCAGAGCAGAGCCTGTCTGA